Proteins found in one Mucilaginibacter gracilis genomic segment:
- a CDS encoding RNA recognition motif domain-containing protein has protein sequence MAKLFIVGFPKDMQEIELMEIFSIHGAVNTVTVITDKDTGESKGYGFITMTDDAGASRAITALDGVEIDGRTMSVRFAEEKNATKPVEQNTLKKDYSRQQSRPDAPRPKRPRRA, from the coding sequence CCAAAGACATGCAGGAAATAGAGCTGATGGAAATATTTAGCATCCACGGCGCGGTAAATACGGTTACCGTTATTACAGATAAAGACACCGGCGAAAGTAAAGGTTATGGCTTTATTACCATGACCGACGACGCAGGTGCCAGCCGGGCCATAACAGCTCTTGATGGTGTTGAAATTGACGGCAGAACCATGAGTGTGCGTTTTGCAGAAGAGAAGAATGCAACAAAACCCGTGGAGCAGAATACCTTAAAAAAAGACTATTCGCGGCAACAAAGCCGCCCAGACGCGCCCAGGCCTAAACGGCCAAGGCGGGCATAG
- a CDS encoding NUDIX hydrolase: MAGSIYKIYINQKTLLITESVPTNLRNFQQINHQAFDLKIVYPLILDQYPGYNFFVVCTDAKAFFKKIIKSVQVIEAAGGLTKNERKEYLFIFRNGKWDLPKGKIEKDEKIKIAAVREVEEECGIVVKKLGSKICKTYHAYIYKGEVVLKKTYWFKMKCVGQDKLKPQKEEGITDVRWFTRDKTNIITKNTFPSILQVMEQVELFKDIEEPLSG, translated from the coding sequence ATGGCAGGGTCAATCTATAAAATATATATCAACCAAAAAACGCTGTTAATAACAGAGTCGGTACCTACAAATCTCAGAAACTTTCAACAGATCAACCATCAGGCCTTTGATTTAAAGATAGTATACCCGCTAATACTGGATCAATACCCCGGCTATAATTTTTTTGTGGTTTGCACCGATGCCAAGGCTTTTTTTAAAAAGATAATTAAGTCGGTACAGGTAATTGAAGCGGCAGGCGGCTTAACCAAGAATGAGCGTAAAGAATATTTATTCATTTTTAGAAACGGCAAATGGGACCTGCCCAAAGGCAAAATTGAAAAAGACGAAAAAATAAAAATAGCAGCCGTACGCGAGGTTGAGGAAGAGTGCGGTATAGTGGTTAAAAAACTGGGCAGCAAAATATGCAAAACCTACCACGCCTATATTTACAAGGGCGAGGTAGTGCTTAAAAAAACATACTGGTTTAAAATGAAATGCGTTGGCCAGGATAAGCTAAAACCTCAAAAAGAAGAAGGCATTACCGACGTACGCTGGTTTACGCGCGATAAAACAAACATCATTACAAAAAACACCTTCCCATCAATTTTACAGGTGATGGAACAGGTAGAGTTGTTTAAAGATATTGAAGAGCCTCTTTCGGGATAA
- the coaD gene encoding pantetheine-phosphate adenylyltransferase, translating to MKIALFPGSFDPVTKAHVDILKRSVALFDKVYVGIGINSTKKSFLTVEKREQMLRAVFENEPKVHVIAYEGLTVNFCREIGAGYMIRGIRTVSDFEYEKAIAQMNHALEPDIESIFIVSKPGYSSISSTIVREILRYNGNAEQFIPKEALQYL from the coding sequence ATGAAAATCGCACTTTTCCCAGGCTCGTTCGATCCGGTAACCAAGGCCCACGTTGATATATTAAAACGATCGGTAGCTTTGTTTGATAAGGTTTACGTTGGCATTGGCATCAATAGCACAAAAAAAAGCTTTTTAACAGTAGAAAAGCGCGAGCAAATGTTACGTGCAGTTTTTGAAAACGAGCCCAAAGTACATGTTATTGCCTACGAAGGCCTAACAGTTAACTTTTGCCGCGAAATTGGTGCCGGTTACATGATACGTGGCATACGCACCGTGTCGGATTTTGAATACGAAAAGGCAATAGCCCAGATGAACCACGCCCTTGAGCCCGATATTGAGAGCATATTTATTGTAAGCAAACCGGGTTACTCATCAATAAGTTCTACCATTGTGCGCGAAATTTTGCGCTATAACGGCAACGCAGAACAGTTTATCCCGAAAGAGGCTCTTCAATATCTTTAA
- the rsmD gene encoding 16S rRNA (guanine(966)-N(2))-methyltransferase RsmD, whose product MRIIGGKLKGLRLNTPKNLPVRPTTDLAKEALFNILNNQIDFDDIKVLDLFSGTGNISLEFASRGAAEVVSIDRSIQCINYLKDTARQHGLTNIKTFKADVFKYLEMETEQYDLIFADPPYDLNRIPDIPKIVFEKQLLNADGLLIVEHQSMQNLSQHPAFVEQRKYGHSSFSFFKMLVS is encoded by the coding sequence ATGCGAATCATTGGTGGAAAACTAAAAGGGTTACGGCTAAATACGCCTAAAAACCTACCTGTACGCCCTACAACCGACCTGGCCAAGGAAGCACTTTTTAATATATTGAACAATCAGATTGATTTTGACGATATCAAGGTGCTTGACCTGTTTAGCGGCACGGGCAATATTTCGTTAGAGTTTGCGTCGCGCGGGGCTGCCGAAGTTGTATCCATCGATAGAAGTATACAATGCATCAATTATTTAAAAGATACCGCGCGCCAGCATGGTTTAACAAACATTAAAACCTTTAAGGCCGATGTGTTTAAGTATCTTGAAATGGAAACCGAGCAGTACGACCTGATATTTGCCGACCCGCCATACGATTTGAACCGAATCCCCGATATACCCAAAATAGTTTTTGAAAAGCAGTTGCTTAACGCCGATGGTTTACTCATTGTGGAGCACCAATCGATGCAAAACCTGAGCCAGCACCCTGCCTTTGTTGAGCAGAGGAAATATGGACATTCGTCTTTTTCGTTCTTCAAAATGTTAGTATCTTAA
- a CDS encoding DUF3822 family protein — protein MSKGRFNYYDPEYDPKVTDGNELLLVVNNNTFGFIVSQIRTKKVLVWGEDYDNDELQNPEALKDILLGNYSSVKAVVPSVTFTIIPKDLFKETDIIEYSRFLTPEPDDVLLTNEFDVTNNVVFAVSKTIMEVLKNKLNKASIFFAGKVFAATVNFARHDNANLYAHIEGNRLQLLYFRNAEFAFYNNFEFNNPDELMYFVVLTANELGLNLDETSVILSGDVNISDKKIHRVSDLLPKVYLNQTKMVQLPQGFLSHQILLLSGLTLCESLVEN, from the coding sequence ATGAGTAAAGGCCGGTTTAATTATTACGACCCTGAATACGACCCGAAGGTTACCGATGGTAACGAGTTGTTGCTGGTAGTTAACAATAATACATTTGGGTTTATTGTTTCGCAAATACGGACTAAAAAAGTGCTGGTTTGGGGCGAAGATTATGATAACGACGAATTACAAAACCCCGAAGCTTTAAAGGATATTTTGTTGGGCAATTACAGCAGCGTAAAGGCCGTTGTACCATCGGTTACCTTTACAATTATACCCAAGGACCTTTTTAAAGAGACCGACATTATAGAGTACAGCAGGTTTTTAACCCCCGAGCCCGATGATGTTTTGCTAACCAATGAGTTTGATGTAACCAATAACGTGGTGTTTGCGGTAAGCAAAACCATAATGGAGGTACTTAAAAACAAGCTTAATAAGGCATCTATCTTTTTTGCGGGAAAAGTTTTTGCCGCTACCGTAAATTTTGCCAGGCATGACAATGCCAATTTATACGCGCATATAGAAGGCAACAGGTTGCAATTGCTTTATTTTAGAAATGCTGAGTTTGCCTTTTATAATAATTTTGAGTTTAACAACCCCGACGAGTTAATGTACTTTGTTGTGCTGACAGCTAACGAATTGGGCCTTAATTTAGACGAAACATCGGTTATATTAAGTGGAGATGTTAACATATCCGACAAAAAAATACATCGCGTAAGCGATTTATTGCCAAAGGTTTACCTCAACCAAACCAAAATGGTACAGCTCCCTCAGGGGTTTTTATCCCACCAAATATTATTACTCTCGGGCCTTACCCTATGCGAATCATTGGTGGAAAACTAA
- a CDS encoding ATP-dependent DNA helicase yields the protein MNTNADYLISSFPHQPNGQQLELFNKLHSFLISDDGDECFLLKGYAGTGKTTVISALVKALRKYNYKYVLLAPTGRAAKVISGYSAKKAYTIHKRIYRKKSAMSLDESFQPGDNVATDTLFIVDEASMISDEAGGNNRNSLLYDLVRYVYNTKNCKLMLVGDTAQLPPVGSVNSPALEPKVLKDTFGLNVFSFELTDVVRQEKDSGILMNVTRIRELIRNNKNEIPHIVTKGFKDVFRLNGDKLEEGLNYAYKKYGMDRTLVICRSNKNANLYNQQIRGRILFRDEEITGGDQIMVVRNNYFWLKEEEENSTGFIANGDIARIKKIRNFQDLYGFRFADASVEFIDYAENLTINCKVMLDTLTSEAPALPPADQKRFYLEVMKDYEHITNKRAKFDELKINPYYNALQIKFAYAVTCHKAQGGQWDAIFVDQGYLTEEMVNNDFLRWFYTACTRATTALFLVNFNQRFYPAGTETNY from the coding sequence GTGAATACCAATGCCGATTATTTAATCAGTTCGTTTCCGCACCAGCCCAACGGGCAGCAACTGGAACTATTTAACAAACTGCACAGTTTTTTAATTAGCGACGACGGCGACGAATGTTTTTTACTTAAAGGCTATGCCGGTACGGGTAAAACAACCGTAATAAGTGCGTTGGTTAAAGCACTGCGCAAATACAATTATAAGTATGTATTGCTTGCGCCAACCGGAAGGGCGGCAAAGGTTATATCGGGTTATTCGGCTAAAAAGGCATATACCATTCATAAGCGCATTTACCGTAAAAAATCGGCAATGAGTTTAGATGAATCATTCCAGCCGGGTGATAACGTTGCCACCGATACCTTGTTTATTGTTGACGAAGCCTCCATGATATCCGACGAGGCCGGCGGCAATAACCGCAACAGCCTGCTTTACGATTTGGTACGCTATGTTTACAACACCAAAAACTGCAAACTAATGTTGGTTGGCGATACCGCGCAATTGCCGCCGGTTGGCTCGGTTAACAGCCCGGCTTTGGAGCCAAAGGTGTTGAAAGACACCTTTGGACTAAATGTTTTTTCCTTTGAATTAACCGATGTTGTTAGGCAAGAAAAGGATTCGGGAATTTTGATGAACGTTACCCGAATACGCGAACTGATTAGAAACAACAAAAACGAAATACCACATATTGTAACCAAAGGTTTTAAAGATGTATTTCGCCTTAATGGCGATAAACTTGAAGAAGGTTTAAACTACGCTTATAAAAAATATGGTATGGACCGCACACTGGTGATATGCCGATCGAACAAAAACGCAAACCTGTATAACCAGCAAATACGCGGACGTATTTTATTTAGGGACGAAGAAATTACCGGCGGCGACCAGATTATGGTGGTGCGCAACAATTATTTTTGGCTCAAAGAGGAAGAGGAAAACAGTACCGGCTTTATTGCCAATGGCGATATTGCGCGGATAAAAAAGATACGCAATTTTCAGGATTTATATGGTTTCCGTTTTGCAGATGCTTCGGTGGAGTTTATTGATTATGCCGAAAACCTTACCATCAATTGCAAGGTAATGCTTGATACCTTAACATCTGAGGCTCCGGCACTGCCACCTGCCGATCAGAAACGGTTTTACCTTGAGGTAATGAAGGATTACGAGCATATTACCAACAAGCGTGCAAAATTTGATGAACTGAAAATTAACCCCTATTACAATGCCCTGCAAATTAAGTTTGCCTATGCCGTTACATGCCACAAAGCGCAAGGCGGCCAGTGGGATGCTATTTTTGTTGACCAGGGTTATTTAACCGAAGAGATGGTAAATAACGATTTTTTGCGCTGGTTTTATACAGCATGTACGCGCGCCACAACTGCATTGTTTTTGGTTAACTTTAACCAACGCTTTTATCCGGCAGGTACCGAAACTAACTATTGA
- the clpB gene encoding ATP-dependent chaperone ClpB, with the protein MNFNNFTIKAQEAVQKASEIATGNQQQAVENAHILKGLLLVDENVITYLLKKLNVNINRLNEALDQQIAGFPKVSGSNIYLSSGANTALQKANNYLKEFKDDFVSVEHILLGVLAANDKPATLLKDMGVNEKDLKKAIIELRGDNKVTDQNAEATYNALNKYARNLNEYAESGKLDPVIGRDDEIRRVIQILSRRTKNNPILVGEPGVGKTAIAEGIAFRILKGDVPENLKSKTVYSLDMGALIAGAKYKGEFEERLKSVVKEVIQADGDIILFIDEIHTLVGAGGGDGAMDAANILKPALARGELRAIGATTLNEYQKYFEKDKALERRFQKVMVDEPDTQDAISILRGLKEKYESHHKVRILDEAIIASVEMSQRYISDRFLPDKAIDLMDEAASKLRIEMDSVPEVVDELERRIMQLEIEREAIKREHNDKRVKELSEEIANLSADRDSLRAKWQGEKDAVDNINNKIEQIENFKLEADQAERAGDYGKVAELRYGRIRETQEEVEKLKQALLENKDETRMLKEEVTAEDIAGVVARWTGIPVSKMIQSEREKLLHLEDELHKRVAGQEEAIEAISDAIRRSRAGLQDKRKPIGSFIFLGTTGVGKTELAKALAEYLFNDEGALVRIDMSEYQERHAVSRLVGAPPGYVGYDEGGQLTEAVRRKPYSVVLLDEIEKAHPDVFNILLQVLDDGRLTDNKGRVVNFKNTIIIMTSNIGSHIIQENFQSYEERDKDEVIAKTKNELFDLLRKTIRPEFLNRIDEIIMFTPLSRDEIGDIVKLQFAQLQNTLAEMGINLSASPEALDWLAQLGYDPQYGARPLKRVIQKKILNELSKQILAGKIDKDSKIKLDSFDNQFVFLNEDVKPETV; encoded by the coding sequence ATGAATTTTAACAACTTTACAATCAAAGCACAGGAAGCCGTTCAAAAAGCTTCGGAAATTGCCACTGGTAACCAGCAGCAGGCGGTGGAAAATGCCCATATATTAAAGGGATTATTGCTTGTTGACGAAAACGTTATCACCTATTTGCTTAAAAAGCTCAACGTAAATATTAACCGTTTAAACGAGGCTTTAGATCAGCAAATTGCGGGTTTCCCTAAAGTTAGTGGCAGCAATATCTACTTATCATCGGGCGCTAATACGGCCCTGCAAAAGGCCAATAATTATTTAAAAGAGTTTAAAGACGATTTTGTATCGGTTGAACATATTTTATTAGGGGTGCTGGCTGCCAATGATAAACCCGCCACCCTGTTAAAAGATATGGGCGTTAACGAAAAGGACCTTAAAAAAGCCATTATTGAATTACGTGGCGACAATAAGGTAACCGACCAAAATGCCGAGGCTACTTACAACGCCTTAAACAAATATGCCCGCAACTTAAACGAGTATGCCGAATCGGGCAAGCTTGACCCGGTTATTGGGCGCGATGACGAGATACGCCGCGTGATACAAATATTATCGCGCCGTACCAAAAACAACCCCATACTTGTTGGCGAACCCGGCGTTGGTAAAACCGCCATTGCGGAGGGTATAGCCTTCAGGATATTAAAAGGCGATGTGCCCGAAAACCTTAAATCAAAAACGGTTTACTCGTTAGATATGGGTGCTTTAATAGCCGGAGCTAAATACAAGGGCGAATTTGAAGAGCGCTTAAAATCGGTAGTAAAAGAGGTTATACAGGCCGATGGCGATATAATTTTGTTTATCGACGAGATACACACCCTGGTTGGCGCAGGTGGCGGCGACGGTGCAATGGATGCTGCCAATATATTAAAACCTGCACTGGCCCGTGGCGAACTAAGAGCCATTGGCGCAACAACCTTAAACGAGTATCAAAAATATTTTGAAAAGGATAAGGCTTTAGAGCGCCGTTTTCAAAAAGTAATGGTTGATGAGCCGGATACACAGGATGCCATATCTATTTTGCGTGGCCTGAAGGAAAAATACGAATCGCACCATAAGGTGAGGATTTTGGACGAAGCAATTATCGCTTCGGTAGAAATGTCGCAACGTTATATTTCTGATAGGTTCCTTCCCGATAAGGCTATTGATTTAATGGACGAAGCGGCATCCAAACTGCGTATAGAAATGGATTCGGTGCCCGAAGTTGTGGATGAACTGGAACGCCGCATTATGCAACTGGAAATTGAGCGCGAAGCCATTAAACGCGAGCATAATGATAAACGGGTGAAAGAGTTGAGCGAAGAAATAGCCAACCTTTCGGCAGACCGTGATTCGTTACGCGCCAAATGGCAGGGCGAAAAAGATGCTGTGGACAATATTAACAATAAAATTGAGCAGATAGAAAACTTTAAGTTGGAAGCCGACCAGGCCGAACGTGCAGGTGATTATGGCAAAGTGGCCGAATTAAGGTATGGCCGCATCCGCGAAACGCAGGAAGAGGTTGAAAAACTAAAACAAGCCCTGCTGGAAAACAAGGATGAGACGCGAATGCTTAAAGAAGAAGTTACCGCCGAAGATATTGCTGGCGTGGTAGCCCGCTGGACAGGCATCCCGGTTAGCAAAATGATACAAAGCGAGCGGGAAAAGCTGCTTCACCTGGAAGATGAACTGCATAAACGCGTAGCGGGGCAGGAGGAAGCAATTGAGGCCATTAGCGATGCGATACGCCGCAGCCGCGCCGGTTTGCAGGATAAGCGCAAGCCAATTGGTTCGTTTATATTTTTAGGAACTACCGGTGTAGGTAAAACCGAGTTGGCCAAGGCACTCGCCGAATATCTGTTTAATGATGAAGGCGCATTGGTGCGGATAGATATGTCGGAATATCAGGAACGCCATGCGGTATCGCGCCTGGTAGGTGCCCCTCCGGGATACGTGGGTTATGATGAAGGCGGGCAGTTAACCGAGGCCGTGCGCCGCAAACCTTACAGCGTGGTATTGCTTGATGAGATTGAAAAAGCTCACCCCGATGTATTTAACATTTTGTTACAGGTGCTGGATGATGGCCGCTTAACTGATAATAAGGGCCGCGTGGTAAACTTTAAGAATACTATAATCATCATGACGTCTAACATCGGGTCGCACATTATACAGGAGAATTTCCAGAGTTACGAGGAACGGGATAAGGATGAGGTGATAGCCAAAACTAAAAATGAGTTGTTTGATTTGTTGCGCAAAACTATCCGTCCGGAGTTTTTAAACCGGATAGATGAGATTATTATGTTTACACCTTTAAGCCGCGACGAAATTGGCGATATAGTAAAACTCCAGTTTGCGCAGTTACAAAACACCCTCGCCGAAATGGGTATAAACCTCAGCGCAAGCCCCGAAGCGTTAGACTGGCTGGCCCAGTTAGGTTACGACCCTCAATATGGCGCGCGCCCCTTAAAACGGGTTATACAGAAAAAAATACTCAACGAGCTATCCAAACAAATACTGGCCGGCAAAATTGATAAAGACAGTAAAATAAAACTGGATAGCTTTGACAATCAGTTTGTATTTTTAAATGAAGATGTTAAGCCCGAAACGGTTTAA
- a CDS encoding phosphoribosylpyrophosphate synthetase — MKNFETSLEAIQDLNKRGYTANLSLEGDTIDDKAQGIKMTADDFTINEFYRFEGASNPSDMSIVYAVESAKYNLKGVLVNAFGTYANNSSSAIDAKLNYHQVNQ; from the coding sequence ATGAAAAATTTTGAAACATCTCTTGAAGCTATCCAAGATCTGAATAAAAGAGGATATACAGCTAATTTAAGCCTTGAAGGAGATACTATTGACGATAAAGCGCAAGGCATCAAAATGACTGCCGACGACTTTACAATTAACGAATTTTATCGCTTCGAAGGCGCGTCAAACCCCTCAGATATGTCTATAGTTTACGCCGTGGAATCGGCAAAGTATAATTTAAAGGGCGTTTTGGTTAATGCCTTCGGCACCTATGCCAACAACAGTTCATCGGCTATTGATGCTAAATTAAATTACCATCAGGTAAACCAATAA
- a CDS encoding ABC-F family ATP-binding cassette domain-containing protein, with translation MITVSNLSLRYGKRTLFEDVNLKFTPGNCYGIIGANGAGKSTFLKILSGEIDPTSGSYSFSPGERMAVLKQNHYEFDEIPVIETVLMGYKEMYAIMKEKDAIYLKEDFTDKDGERAGELENLFAEMDGWNAESNAATILSNLGIKEEAHYKLLKELDGNQKVRVLLAQALFGKPDILLLDEPTNDLDIHTIAWLEDFLAGYEAIVLVVSHDRHFLDTVCTHVVDIDFSKMTIYTGNYTFWYQSSQLALKQRSDQNKKLEDKVKELQDFIRRFSANASKSKQATSRKKALDKINLDEIQPSTRKYPGIIFNNLGREAGDQILQIENLSKKLNGEILFDNVRLMVNKGDKIAVLSQNSLATTAFYDILTGRDKDFKGEFKWGVTIKAADIPMDNSAYFTGKDDNLIDWLREYSEGEKDDQFIRGFLGRMLFSGEEVLKKCNVLSGGEKMRCMFSRMMLQQPNLLLFDEPTNHLDLESITALNNGMKDFRGTMLFTSRDHELIETVANRIIELTPKGIIDKLMDYDEYINNETVQKQREEMYA, from the coding sequence ATGATTACCGTTTCTAATCTTTCCTTGCGTTATGGCAAACGCACCCTTTTTGAAGATGTTAACCTTAAATTTACTCCCGGCAACTGTTACGGCATTATTGGTGCCAATGGCGCGGGTAAATCAACTTTTTTAAAAATACTCTCGGGCGAAATAGACCCTACCAGTGGCAGTTACAGTTTTTCGCCGGGCGAACGTATGGCCGTTTTAAAACAAAACCACTACGAGTTTGACGAGATACCGGTTATTGAAACCGTTTTAATGGGATACAAAGAGATGTATGCCATTATGAAGGAAAAAGATGCCATTTATTTAAAAGAAGATTTTACTGATAAAGATGGCGAACGCGCCGGCGAACTTGAAAACCTGTTTGCCGAAATGGACGGATGGAATGCCGAAAGTAACGCTGCCACCATATTAAGTAACCTGGGCATTAAAGAAGAGGCTCATTACAAACTACTTAAAGAGCTTGATGGTAACCAAAAGGTGCGTGTATTGCTTGCACAGGCACTTTTTGGCAAACCCGATATTTTACTGCTTGATGAGCCTACCAATGATTTAGATATACATACCATTGCCTGGCTGGAAGATTTTTTAGCAGGATATGAAGCGATAGTATTGGTAGTATCGCACGACAGGCACTTTTTAGATACCGTGTGTACCCACGTTGTGGATATTGATTTTAGTAAGATGACTATTTATACCGGTAACTACACCTTTTGGTATCAATCAAGTCAACTCGCTTTAAAACAACGGTCGGACCAGAATAAAAAACTGGAAGATAAAGTTAAGGAGCTTCAGGATTTTATCCGCAGGTTTAGCGCCAACGCATCCAAATCAAAACAAGCCACCAGTCGTAAAAAAGCTTTGGATAAGATTAATCTCGACGAGATACAACCCTCTACGCGTAAATATCCGGGCATTATATTCAACAACCTTGGCCGCGAAGCCGGCGACCAGATTTTACAGATAGAAAACCTGAGCAAAAAATTAAACGGCGAAATACTGTTTGATAACGTTAGGCTAATGGTTAACAAAGGCGATAAAATTGCTGTACTATCGCAAAATAGTTTAGCTACAACCGCTTTCTACGATATTTTAACCGGCCGTGATAAAGATTTTAAAGGCGAATTTAAATGGGGGGTTACCATTAAAGCGGCAGATATACCTATGGATAACTCGGCCTATTTTACCGGAAAAGATGATAACCTGATTGATTGGTTGCGCGAATATTCGGAAGGTGAAAAAGACGATCAGTTTATCCGTGGATTTTTGGGCCGCATGCTTTTCTCGGGCGAGGAAGTTTTGAAAAAATGTAATGTACTATCGGGAGGCGAAAAAATGAGATGCATGTTTAGCCGCATGATGCTGCAACAACCCAATTTGCTTTTGTTTGATGAGCCTACCAATCACCTCGATCTGGAATCGATAACGGCACTTAACAACGGCATGAAAGATTTTAGGGGCACTATGCTGTTTACATCTCGAGATCATGAATTGATAGAAACCGTTGCAAACCGCATTATTGAACTTACACCTAAAGGCATTATTGATAAATTAATGGATTACGACGAGTATATTAACAACGAAACTGTACAAAAACAACGCGAAGAAATGTACGCCTGA